Within the Setaria viridis chromosome 3, Setaria_viridis_v4.0, whole genome shotgun sequence genome, the region CACCTTTATGTCGGTGTACAGGAGTTAAGTTGAGCCAAAATGATGCGAGGATATCAGAAATGGTGGTTAGCCAGGGGGAGGGACGTGAGCCACAAGAAGCCATGCCCCTCCCCCAGGCTGTAGCCCTCAGAGCAAAGGCGACCCTGAGCTGAGCCTCTGCTGCGTTCCCTGCCTCTCATCTGATGGGGCTGAGAATGCTCGGAGGCCAGCACGCAGCTCACTCAAGTTTCTTGGTGCAAGGAGAGGGCCCAGACGGAGAATAAAATATGTGGCCAGGGATCCCAAGGATCTGTTTTGAGGCCACGGCTGTTCTGAATTCCTCATGATGAAAGATGGCAGGAGCATAAGATCCCCTGccagccttttttatttttcacttCTTCCTTTTGGGCTTGCTTTGTTTCTTGGAATAAAATATTCTCTTTTTCTCACTTTTGGAAAGAAACAGATAGCGGAGGAGGTTTCTCTTTTTCCTAATCTGTAATGTAGAGTCGTtccccgttccaaattataagttatccaagaatcttggagagtcaaagcatctcaagtttaaccaaaattatagagaaaattataaagatttataacatcaaatagatatactatgaaaatataattgatgaagaatctaattgtacttagttgacatcataaatgttattatattatcatataaatttgatcaaacttgagatactttgactttcCAAGATtctggaatgacttataatttgggatggagggagtagtagtcTTTTTGTGTGTTGTGTCGGAAAGGAAAATTTGAGGTTTTTGTCTCATCGATAAATCGGCTATATATATGATATTGGATTTGGATAGTAGGTTTTTGTTAAAGTTTTCGCGACTTGGAATACATCATAGGTGGTACTTTGAGAACATAGAAATAAAGGTTCTGATTGGCCATAATTTTTTctaggaaatgaaaaaaaaaacctgccAAATTCCAGAAAAACAAGGGGAGTCCCTAAGGGTCCCTACTATGTGCAAGTGTTAACAGACATTGCTTCAGAATCACACCTCATAATTCGAGAATCTGACATAcctgaaaagtgaaaactaCATACTCCTGTGCATGGCAATTGCCACAGGCCCTGCACTTTGTCTCTGATCATTATTtcagcaaaaaaaagaaagtgagAAAGATATATAAAGCAAACTAAGGCTGAATGAAACCCCTGCCTGTACGTGTCCATGATCTGAAGTTCTGAACACCATTGACCGAGAGAGGTCACATCCTGCAATGCAAATTGAGTAGAGTACTCCTATTTTCTCAGTGTGGATAGAATTGTGCGCTCTTGTGGGACCAAGCCGCAATTTGATCGGATCTTTGCTAAGCTTCCTTCTGTTGCGGCACAGTGTACGCATCGATCGCTTTGAGCTAGATCGATCCGGATGCTCACGCGTGTTCTCCGGAGGAGGATGGGCTTCGCCACAGGAGTGGAACCTGTCAAACATGCAACTGACTGACTTGTTCTTCGagcgtgtgtgcgtgtgtgatGAGTGTGCGTGTGAGTGAGTTGGAGTGAGATGGACGTGACGCTAATCTCTTTTAGAGATTTGGTGCCACACGTACAGTCAGGCCGACAGCGCCGATGATGATGAGACCGAGGGCTACCAGGGAGGATCCTGGCAACCGCGACCCAAGTGTATAGTCAAGTCTATACTGGTGCATGGTACGGTAGAGAGGTTTCAAAGTGAGCTCTTTTACGGCGCCTTATACTCTTTACATAACCGCGGTCCGCGGCTATTCAGAAAGTATCGTGGGCTGAATCTCTGGATTATAACGTCACGATGAAGTCGTGATTGTGTAcagctttgccaagtgtcaactCAAGTTTCAATTCTAGACCAACCTATATTTTGCCCCCGCACAAGatactttttattttatttttgaaaaaaaaagaaaaaataatttacCCGCGTGTGAAAATTAGCAGAGGCTGACTCTGGTGATGGCAAGTTGGGGTCCCGGTGTAGAATGGCTACGCGATAACCATTCCCGGTCGCTCTCCGGCCTACACTTGTGCTTGTGCTACCCGGGGGCGAATCCAGTTCGTTCGTTCAGTCGCGGGCGCCGCCACTGTTCCTGCACCAACTTTGGCCCTCGTTAAAAAGGCCGGCGCCCCGTGCTTGCCCTTCTTGCCAACAACTTCCCAGCCGGAGCTCGTCTTCTTCCCCACACTTACTCCTCCTCAGCTTCTTCTACTGATCATCAGCTCATCGCGCAGACAGTCAGACaccagagagagaaagagaggagcaGAGAGAAGGTGAAGGGAGGCTCTGAAGATTTATTGGTGGCTGCAGCGAAGCCCGCCCAGTTCAGAAGCGGATAAAATAGTCAGgttcttgtttcttctgtaCTTTCTCTGTCTATCtctagttttcttttcttttatttttcccttGTCTTTTGAGTTCCCTGAACGTTGTTCCATCTGCACGAGTCAAAATGGATATGCCATTCTATCCGCACCGGGGCACGAGTCAAAATGGATGAGCCCACACATTTTTACTGTTCGTTGGTTCTGCTTGCTCCTCTCTGTTAGTCTCGTGCTCATCTCTCCTGGTGCCTCGCTCTCCAGGTTCAGAGCTTCAGGTGCTGCAGAGCAATACGCTTGTAGATTATTGTATATACCAGTTCTGCTTCTGCACTCATGCCCTTTGCTTTTTCAAATTCAGTTCCTTTGATCCTTGAAATTCAATTGCTACTATTTGATCAATTGAAAGGGGATGGAAGATCACCCTGTCTGCATGTTCGATCACTCTGCGATGCGTATCAAGTCCGAACCCTGGTTCCTGCAGCTGGAAATATGACGGAGTTCTCTTGCCCTTCTCCTTGCAGCGGTCGAGCGCGCTTCGTGTTCCGTGGGAtgctcacggcggcggcggtctgaGGAGCCATGAACCAGTACGGCCCTGATTGGAGCAGCAGCATGGGAGACGCCTTCGCGGAATTGAAGTGCGTTCTGATCGTTCATGGCATGATTTGTATGCTGTTCCGTTCATGGCTGATGGCGATGGTTTTGTGAAATGGTGTGGTTtgcagcggcgacgacgacgggctCATCGAGCTGATGTGGTGCAACGGCCACGTGGTCATGCAGAGCCAGGCGCCGCGGAAGCCGCCGAGGCCAGAgaaggctccggcggcggcggtgcaggacgacgaggcggcggcgtggttcCAGTacccggtggcggcggaggacccGCTCGAGAGGGACCTCTTCACGGAGCTCTTCGGGGAGGCGCAGGCGGCCGACgacgccggcagcggcagggcgtGCAAGGAGGAGGCGGAGTGCGCGGGCGACGCCGCGCCCCAGAGCAGCGGGCtgatgccgccgccgaggccgcgggaGAAGGCGTGCTTCGGAGACCTCGGCGACGTCGAGGACGgcaccgcggcgacggcgacggcgacggcgacggaggcCGGCGAGTCGTCCATGCTGACGATCGGGTCGAGCTTCTGCGGGAGCAACCACGTGCagacgccgcgcgcccgcgcgcccttcgacggcgcgccgccgccgggggacgCGGGGAAGGCCGGCGGCAAGGCCCGCGACGCGGCCACCGTGACCTCGTCGTCGATGCGGCCGACGTCATGCACCACCAAGGCCGGGCAGCCCAGCGCCAGTGCCAACCGGAGCGGCAAGCGGAAGCAGAGCGATTCCACGGACGCCGAGGTACGCCCGCGCTGCCGATCGCGATCTTGTCGCGGCATCAATCCCTTCTGCACCCGATCAATCGATGACAGACACGGCCGCAAATGCAGGACGCGGAGTTCGAGTCCGCCGACGTGACGTGCGAGCCGGCGCAGAAGCTGACGACGGCcaagcggcggcgcgccgccgaggTCCACAACCTCTCGGAGCGGGTAGGCCTGGCTCCTTCCAAAATTTCCATCACGTTCTTCGTTACAATTCCCGCAGGAACGTGAGAATTTTCGCTCGTGCGGCCGCCATTGCTAACTGTGACCTGAACCCGATGCAGAGAAGAAGGGACAGGATCAACGAGAAGATGAAGGCCCTGCAGGAGCTCATACCTCACTGCAACAAAGTAATCACATATGAACTTGCAATCCTGCTCTTGCATATCCCATCTCCTTGATTATCTGATCTCATACTCTCTTGTATTCTTGCGTCGAATCGAATTCTTCAGACTGATAAAGCGTCGATGCTGGACGAGGCGATCGAGTACCTCAAGTCGCTGCAGCTCCAGCTGCAGGTGAGTGTCCTCTTGGCGCCAAAAAGATGGTTCTTACCCAAGAACGAGACCTCGGTCTGTGACATACTGACACGTGGATTGTTGCGGTGCAGATGATGTGGAtgggcggcgggatggcggcggcggcggcggcgccggtgatgTTCCCGGCGGGAGTGCACCAGTACATGCAGCGGATGGTGGCCCCTCCCCACGTGGCGTCCATGCCTAGGATGACGTtcatggcgccgccggccgtgcaGAGCCCGCCGGTGGCCGACCCCTACGCGCGCTACCTCGCCGTCGACCACCTCCAACCGCCGCCTTCCACCATGGTACCACCACCCATATGCCGCTGAACTCCTCCCTTGATCCATACACGCATGTCTTTGCAGTTTGCTGAGAGATTTCAGCAGCATTACCTGCAGGGGATGGGCTtctaccagcagcagcagcagagcccagcgctgccggcgccgccgacacGGTAGCCTGCCGCCGGCGACTACACGGGCGTTACCTTCCGATGCCATCCTGCACAAAAAATACGGTACGCAACATTGAACAAAAATCAAATACGGTATCCAAGAGAATGTGATCTTGCTAGTGTGAAAATCCGTCGCCGTCGGGAGGGTCCTTTATGCTCGAAAAACAAACAGTTTCCTGCTCATACTCAACCACATGCATTGTATCCGTCCGTGTCAAACTCAAAAGCTCACAGGTCATATATCTCTTGGAGATCCTTGGATAGCTCTATAACAGAGCTCTGAATTTCTTCCTCTTTGAATGCACTTATTCATACTCTAAAAAAATGCAATTATTCATCACTGACTTGACTTTCCCTATCATTTTACTCCTAACAATACAATTATTCATCACTGACTTGACTTTCCCTAACCTTTatactggattttttttttcagaaagttGTGGCAAGCCTGAGATCCAGGGTATGACAAGCTGATGGGGGTTCTACATGTTTGTGTAGTTAGTTATAGTACTGATGCTGTAAGGTTAAGACTTGACCGATCGATATCTAATTAATCGTAGGGAAATTTGGGATTTGCTCAATCCCTTGACTGATTCATTTTTCCCCCGTTTGGTAGGCAATGTAGTAATTTGATCGGTGATTGAGATTTGCCAAGTCCTTTCTCAGCATATATGCATTGTGTCTTTTCAGACCACCGGAATCTCCAGCAAAATGTTGATATGTACCAGTTCAGCTCATTGTCAACTGAATTGTGTTGTGTTCCACTACTGGCTGACCATGTCATGACTCATGACTACTCTGTGATTATAATGTTTCCCATAATGTTTCCCCGTGTCTTCTCCAGCTCATTGACATAGCATGTCTTTTCCAGTTTCCAAGAAGAGAGGAGCATTGCCAATCATTTCTCTgagctcatcatcatccatcaatGCTTCCAgtattaccttttttttttctttctttttgggaaAATACGTTTACCAGTATATTACCAGTACGGGACACCCAACATCTAGCATAGCCTTGTGCTGAGCTGAGCTCATGGATCATCAGATGGATGGGTCACTCCTGTGATCCTGTCTGCTGGTGAGTGACAGTAATGGTGACCACGGTTGAGCcaatgcatgcatcatgcatgtgctCTACTGTTCTGGCCTGAATCATGGCTCTGTTTCTTATCAGCAGTGTCTAGCTTTCAGATCAATGGAAGTAAACCTGTTCTATCAAACTCACCATTCCTTCAACCCCTGACAAAGATAAACTAGGTGATTTACTCTTTTAAAAGCTCCAATAATCGGTGAAAATTTCAGAACCAGTAGATCAACCTGGcagatgaaaaatattttctttcACCAAAGAGCAAACATTAATAATAAATTAAAGAAGTAAAGTGtgcttgtgttttttttttggaaaaaagaaaGTGTGATTGGAATCATTATCACCTACAGTCCCCCCTGCCCCCGCCAAAATAAAGCTCTGAACTTTGCACGCAGCTTTCCAGATTTGGTCTTAATTTTGTCCCTGTTCACTTTGATCCGGAGGCTGTGCATCATCTATAGCCGTATTCCATTCTTGCGGCACCAAACCATGTATGGATGGGGCCTTGCCATGATCCCTTTCTCTGAAGATTATTCCCTCTTCCTTTATTTTCCTGCTTCCTTTTGATTGCTGGACTGGTCACACAGTACTTAAACGCCATTGATCGAATGATCGTGAGTTCATGACTGAAGCAGAATAGTTGCCTGAGCCTGACCTGACGAACTGACCACCTTTGTTTTCACCTGAATAACCTGATCAGAAAGCACGATCTGCTGATGACATGGTTGCCTCCTCTCATCCTTCGACAGCATTACCGCGTTGTGAGGACCGGAGGCCATTCAGTCTACCGGTCGGGCAGCATGACAGAGGAATTCGAGCTGTAAGATGGCAATGGCTCCTTCAAGAAAAAAGGAAGCAGCAAGGATTCATGCATCTCCCTAAAGCACCGGCCCCATCGTCTCATCTGCTGAAGAGTATTGACGGCTTGTTGGTCTTGATCAGTGGACTTTATTTGTTTGTGTGATCGAGAGAGTGTAATTGCGATCGCGCGCCATCTTGTTGCGATAAGGACTGGTGGGCCGGATGGGGATTTGGCAGCAACAGCGACGGAGGCATCTATCTATGGCTGCCTGGTTTGCTCTGGACCAGCGCCATATCCATATGCATGCCATTATGCGAAGCATCAGGATTTCAACGAGATGCACCATGGATCAAGGACCTAATATAAATTGGCCTTCCAGGTTCACTGTACCAACGGATTCGCAGATCGAAACGGCGCGGTTGGTCTGCTTGGATGCCCATCACctgtttctttctctctctttgttTTTCTCCCTACTAGAAAATTCTCcccttttttccctttctcGCCCTGCAAGCTACATGTCACATCaggtttaaaaaaaatcaagtgttACCTATATGCTAGGATCAAGTTCATGTAATCATACATATAACAGTGAATAAAAGTAACAGTATTATATAAagtaatataaataaagacttacaagtctatcagagatatacagtttaatcctggaaacgaagactccaaacttcacaggcaatcgactagGGGTTGTGTATGCCTAGAATTCAgtatcatcttcagaaaacttcacacactttcctcttctgagcagcagtaaataagggtgagtacacttatggtggTACTCAgtaaggccacaagaaataaccagaataatgatttaagtccatcttaaAGTttaattatcatgtgagggtttaGGCCGCTCTTGATCATGAGCACGGctaatatatcagttttacactctgcagaggttgtacattttcaccacaaGTCATGTAAAAGTTTAAGAGAACTAtaaacccaaccatgctgtgctaGCATGCTGATCAGACACTCATCACACTactgaggtgtgattgcatagagACACTACAAGGCATTTACAAAGATTCACTAATAAGAAGTAACCCGCTAAGATTTTCGGATCAGTAGCAGAGCACAAACCTCTCTCAAGATTGCGAAACTACCATAGAGCATATCAGTCTAAGGGTCGGGCTATACCccatctgccgccgcccctcttgccctttcggtaagaccgtttcaaactagagtctctagtcaagatcagagccatgtagttcttgtggttgcactgttttcctgagtggtcgctccatgttccaattaatgcatgcatggtattcttgtaaaataagcatagatagaaagatggttagggacacttgcttttctccaaagaaaagttactcttactgctttTCAGCTCGTGCTCTCTTCAAACTATTAATCTTCAAAActttcgaacagcgatccttctactcaaaGCAATCATCGGGCACCAacatacaaagcaaacaaacaagtacaactaaaaATAATACACCAATCAAAGAGAAAAGCTTGAAAAGAACgcactaaaggatagggcttgATTCTAGGATCACGAAGGCTCCATGGTACCATTGAAATAGACATCTATCGGAGAAACTTTTTGTAAAggaaaagacaagagctatatgctgcatttatttttatttagaaaacacatgtaaaggatacttttagaaaataccctaagttagagttaattcaaattatatttgtatctgaaaagatgatgtaaaacctagtcaacttttatttataaatattcatGTACAACTTATGCCATTTAAacatttaactttggaaaataaACTATGTATAATAACATCTAATTGATAACTTTATATGTCACAGTGAACTAAAACAAGTTATAATTAGAAACTCATTCATGTTGATGTTAATCATATTAACACTAGCTTAAAGAAAATCATTGTATaaacctaattagcttttaattagaaaaagcTAAGTaaataagcattaatcaaaattaataccatatttattttcaaaaacacgAAACATGGCGAAAGAACGTTGCTAAACTATAGCTTACGATTAGAAGATTAACACAGTAAGAACTGACTAGAACCAAACTTTGGTTGAGAAGATACACTATCAAAAGATTTGggttcataaaagaaaagatttTAATTACAAATGTTAGTAaagcttagtcaaattttagttacaaatgttcatgtatagtttataccactttaaacatttaatttggaaaagaTACCATATGTGggaacatctaagcgcataaATTTATGATTCgtgttgaactaaccaaattataattcaaaaacatatttatatttatattagccaaattaacatttaattatgaaaactctaGATATAATCTATGtagattttattttaaaacaaattaaatacaCATTAATCAAGTTGAGTTAATTGATGAAAATCtgaggtatatctctaattagcttttaattgaaAGAGTTGTTTAAATAAGCATTAACCAAATTTACATTAGTGAAAACATGGGgttgaactctaattagattttaattagaaaagcaagtatataagtaTTTAATCACATTAATATTTTGAATAAATTACAAAATAGAGAATATGATCAACATTGTTCTAATGCATGATTTAAGTTGACACGAATCTAATGCAACAAGAATAAGGTTAAACGGAGTTAAAACGTGGAATCTATGGATTAAATAAGGTTATAAGGACCTAAACAGGATTAACTATAGACCTCGGGGCTAGTAGAGAAGATTCttgagacacatggaatagTGTTCGCAGAAAGGTTAAAGGATAGGGTTAGATCTGTTAAAGGTGCATGCGTGGGCTCGATTGAAGGGATCTAATCTATTCGGGGGGTTATCTGTAGATCGGCCAAGACACAAGAAAGGAACAAAAGATTACAGGAACTCTAGGGACCTAATCGCAAAAGCTCGAAGAGCTTggccatggcagccgatggCTCGGCCGATTCAAATCGCCGACGCTCTGGCGAGGTAGGGACTAAGGTGGCGCATTGTAGAGAGGAGGTCGACAGGAGTCCATCGGTGTCCTCACCTACGGCAGAGATGGTCGGAattcggccggcggcggcaacagaCGGTGGCCGGCTTGGGGCTCCACGCGGcagcggtgctccggcgacgAGGAGATGTCGAGGACCAACGGCGAACCTTCGGCTCAGTGAGGAGATGCTCCTGGCCGTGGGGGTTTTCTCCCATCGACAACGGACGCAACGAATCGGGGAGCAACTCTGGCAACAATGCTCGGCTTCGGCAGCTCGCTTGATATAGGCGGTGTGGTGCAGAGCCAGGCGAGATGGCGGCGCGAGCAGCAAGGCATGCGGGCCCGGGCAGT harbors:
- the LOC117846972 gene encoding transcription factor PHYTOCHROME INTERACTING FACTOR-LIKE 13 isoform X2 — translated: MNQYGPDWSSSMGDAFAELNGDDDGLIELMWCNGHVVMQSQAPRKPPRPEKAPAAAVQDDEAAAWFQYPVAAEDPLERDLFTELFGEAQAADDAGSGRACKEEAECAGDAAPQSSGLMPPPRPREKACFGDLGDVEDGTAATATATATEAGESSMLTIGSSFCGSNHVQTPRARAPFDGAPPPGDAGKAGGKARDAATVTSSSMRPTSCTTKAGQPSASANRSGKRKQSDSTDAEDAEFESADVTCEPAQKLTTAKRRRAAEVHNLSERRRRDRINEKMKALQELIPHCNKTDKASMLDEAIEYLKSLQLQLQMMWMGGGMAAAAAAPVMFPAGVHQYMQRMVAPPHVASMPRMTFMAPPAVQSPPVADPYARYLAVDHLQPPPSTMGMGFYQQQQQSPALPAPPTR
- the LOC117846972 gene encoding transcription factor PHYTOCHROME INTERACTING FACTOR-LIKE 13 isoform X1 gives rise to the protein MNQYGPDWSSSMGDAFAELNGDDDGLIELMWCNGHVVMQSQAPRKPPRPEKAPAAAVQDDEAAAWFQYPVAAEDPLERDLFTELFGEAQAADDAGSGRACKEEAECAGDAAPQSSGLMPPPRPREKACFGDLGDVEDGTAATATATATEAGESSMLTIGSSFCGSNHVQTPRARAPFDGAPPPGDAGKAGGKARDAATVTSSSMRPTSCTTKAGQPSASANRSGKRKQSDSTDAEDAEFESADVTCEPAQKLTTAKRRRAAEVHNLSERRRRDRINEKMKALQELIPHCNKTDKASMLDEAIEYLKSLQLQLQMMWMGGGMAAAAAAPVMFPAGVHQYMQRMVAPPHVASMPRMTFMAPPAVQSPPVADPYARYLAVDHLQPPPSTMHYLQGMGFYQQQQQSPALPAPPTR